From the genome of Salvelinus alpinus chromosome 19, SLU_Salpinus.1, whole genome shotgun sequence, one region includes:
- the LOC139545574 gene encoding olfactomedin-like protein 2A gives MWRFTNLLACLLVVCKDVTAQSKIFGETEPVRMTSEGSDCRCKCIMRPLSKDACQHLRSGKARVEDFYTVETVSSGSDCKCSCTAPPSSLNPCENEWKMEKLKKQAPELLKLHSMVDLLEGTLYSLDLMKVHSYINKVVSQMNTLEETIKTNLTRDNEFVRDSMITLTNQFKRYENYSNIMMSIKKEISSLGLQLLQKDQTETKAQVTNDEKTKETVKKPNKKSPASKPPPKPPKEKVVKPKKESTKPGKPIKPDPTAKAKVAGHQPGVVRGITYYKAAKVDGDGHVTGGKDNAAKTQTVQHVKETHSEDGGAEIILETIKGTTAESTTTTETAVTTTTTMAATTTTASTTMPSTTTTTTTTSAAGVERLDRPAPTIMLFLDNSDNNSRPILHRAGKILDCEGTLASIELPEKQHSYGRNEGAWMKDPLAKDSKIYVTNYYYGNNLVEFRNLDNFKQGRWSNLFKLPYNWIGTGHVVYNGAFYYNRAFTKNIIKYDLRMRYVAAWTLLHDVVYEDTTPWKWRGHSDIDFAVDESGLWVIYPATDYDYSQQEVIVISKLDPGDLSMKKETTWRTGLKRNSYGNCFIICGVLYAVDVYNQKEGEVNYAYDTHTNSEAIPRLPFTNEYAYTTQIDYNPKEKVLYAWDNGHQITYNIHFVDQ, from the exons ATCTTTGGGGAGACAGAGCCGGTGCGGATGACATCGGAGGGCTCAGACTGTCGATGTAAGTGCATCATGAGGCCACTGAGCAAGGATGCGTGCCAGCATCTGAGGAGCGGAAAAGCACGGGTGGAGGACTTCTACACGGTGGAGACCGTCAGCTCTGGATCGGACTGCAAGTGTTCCTGCAcagcccctccctcctccctcaaccCCTGCGAGAATGAGTGGAAGATGGAGAAGCTGAAGAAACAGGCCCCAGAGCTTCTCAAG CTCCATTCCATGGTGGACCTACTGGAGGGGACGCTGTACAGTCTGGACCTCATGAAGGTTCACTCCTACATCAATAAGGTGGTCTCCCAGATGAACACACTAGAGGAG ACAATCAAGACCAACCTGACACGGGACAATGAGTTTGTAAGGGACAGCATGATCACTCTGACAAACCAGTTTAAGAGGTATGAGAACTACTCAAACATAATGATGAGCATCAAGAAGGAGATCTCCAGCCTGGGGCTGCAGCTACTGCAGAAAGACCAAACAGAGACCAAAGCTCAG GTCACCAATGATGAGAAAACCAAAGAGACCGTAAAAAAACCGAACAAAAAGTCCCCTGCATCCAAACCCCCTCCCAAGCCGCCCAAGGAAAAGGTTGTAAAACCCAAGAAAGAGAGCACCAAACCTGGGAAGCCCATCAAGCCTGACCCCACAGCCAAGGCCAAGGTGGCAGGGCACCAGCCGGGGGTAGTGAGGGGCATCACATACTACAAAGCAGCCAAGGTGGATGGGGACGGGCATGTCACAGGCGGTAAAG ACAACGCTGCCAAGACTCAAACCGTCCAACACGTCAAAGAGACACACTCGGAGGACGGAGGCGCTGAAATCATCTTGGAAACCATAAAGGGAACCACAGCTGAGTCGACAACTACTACAGAAACTGCTGTCACTACCACGACAACAatggcagcaacaacaacaacagccagTACCACAATGCcatctactaccactaccaccaccaccaccagtgcAGCAGGAGTAGAGAGGCTAGACAGACCAGCTCCCACCATCATGCTCTTCCTGGACAACTCAGACAACAACAGCCGGCCAATCCTACACAGAGCAG GGAAGATCCTAGACTGTGAGGGGACCCTGGCGTCTATCGAGCTCCCAGAGAAGCAGCACAGCTATGGGCGGAATGAGGGAGCCTGGATGAAGGATCCTCTGGCAAAGGACTCCAAGATCTACGTCACTAACTATTACTATGGCAACAACCTGGTGGAGTTCCGAAACCTGGACAACTTCAAGCAAG GTCGTTGGAGCAACCTCTTCAAACTGCCTTACAACTGGATCGGCACAGGCCATGTGGTGTACAACGGAGCATTTTACTACAACAGAGCTTTCACCAAGAACATCATCAAGTACGACCTGAGGATGCGCTACGTGGCCGCCTGGACCCTCCTGCATGACGTGGTTTACGAGGACACCACCCCCTGGAAGTGGAGAGGTCACTCGGACATTGACTTTGCCGTGGACGAGAGTGGGCTGTGGGTGATCTACCCTGCCACGGACTATGACTACTCTCAGCAGGAGGTGATTGTCATCAGTAAGCTGGACCCTGGGGATCTGTCCATGAAGAAGGAGACCACCTGGAGGACGGGCCTGAAGAGGAACTCCTACGGGAACTGCTTCATCATCTGTGGGGTGCTGTACGCTGTGGACGTCTATAACCAGAAGGAAGGGGAGGTGAACTATGCCTACGACACCCACACCAACTCAGAGGCTATCCCTCGTCTGCCCTTTACCAACGAATACGCCTACACCACCCAGATCGACTACAATCCCAAGGAGAAGGTCCTGTACGCCTGGGACAATGGACACCAGATCACATATAACATACACTTTGTTGACCAATGA